From one Phocaeicola salanitronis DSM 18170 genomic stretch:
- a CDS encoding 5'-nucleotidase C-terminal domain-containing protein, producing the protein MRKTLLYNICAGMLALSACSSGYSLVSAEGGRVPMTNVYDTDQDMKAWRILQSYQTRVDSIMKPVIGHAGHKLEAYRPESPLSNLLADILRASAEEKAGIKADVGVMNMGGIRSLLNQGDITIASVYEIAPFENALSVVTLKGSDLQDLFSQMASVHGEGISGARLIISKEGELLDAKVGGKAIEPEREYQVATIDYLAEGNDHLEAFKRATAKAEPEDATLRDLFIEYVKRCEAEGKMVDAKTEGRIVER; encoded by the coding sequence ATGAGAAAAACGCTTTTATATAATATATGTGCCGGAATGCTTGCTTTGTCAGCCTGCAGTTCGGGATATTCGCTGGTATCGGCAGAAGGAGGACGGGTACCGATGACCAATGTGTACGATACAGACCAGGACATGAAGGCTTGGCGTATCCTGCAATCTTACCAAACCCGGGTAGACAGTATCATGAAGCCGGTAATCGGGCATGCCGGGCATAAGCTGGAGGCATACCGTCCGGAATCTCCCTTATCGAATTTGCTTGCCGATATCTTGCGGGCGAGCGCCGAGGAGAAAGCGGGCATAAAGGCGGATGTGGGAGTGATGAATATGGGAGGCATCCGGAGTTTGCTGAATCAGGGGGATATTACGATAGCATCGGTATACGAAATCGCTCCTTTCGAGAATGCGTTGTCGGTAGTTACCCTGAAAGGGAGCGATTTGCAGGATTTGTTTTCTCAAATGGCTTCAGTGCATGGCGAGGGGATAAGCGGAGCCAGGCTGATAATCTCGAAAGAAGGGGAATTGTTGGACGCTAAAGTCGGCGGGAAGGCTATCGAACCGGAAAGAGAGTATCAGGTAGCTACGATTGATTATCTGGCTGAGGGCAATGACCATTTGGAAGCGTTTAAACGGGCTACGGCAAAGGCAGAACCGGAAGATGCCACCTTGCGTGACTTGTTTATAGAATATGTGAAGCGGTGCGAAGCGGAAGGAAAGATGGTAGACGCTAAAACGGAAGGGCGTATTGTAGAACGGTAA
- a CDS encoding virulence RhuM family protein, whose product MANEIQFLLYNMPNEEGKVQVVIKDETIWCTQKAMAQLFGVGVPAISKHLKNIFEEGELRKEVVVSKMEITTRHGAMEGKTQTSKVDFYHLDSIIAVGYRVNSMRATKFRQWATKILNEYIRKGFVLDDDRLKQGTAVFGKDYFRELLERVRSIRASERRIWQQITDIYAECSTDYDRNSPTTKEFYAMVQNRFHYAITGQTVAEIIYSKADHTKEHMGLTTWKNSPNGRILKSDVSIAKNYLDEKQIRQLERTVTSYFDYIENQIERKNLFNMEQFAASVDKFLTFNDYKILPDKGRISAAQAKAKAESEYDIFNRTQPIDSDFDKELRGLLGKE is encoded by the coding sequence ATGGCAAACGAGATACAATTTCTGCTTTACAATATGCCCAATGAAGAAGGCAAGGTGCAAGTCGTCATCAAGGACGAAACGATTTGGTGTACCCAAAAGGCAATGGCACAACTCTTTGGGGTTGGAGTGCCTGCTATCAGCAAGCATCTGAAAAATATCTTTGAAGAGGGAGAGCTTCGAAAAGAAGTGGTTGTTTCCAAAATGGAAATAACCACTCGGCATGGAGCGATGGAGGGTAAGACTCAAACCTCGAAAGTAGACTTTTATCATCTTGACTCCATTATTGCAGTTGGTTATCGGGTGAATTCAATGAGAGCAACCAAATTCCGCCAGTGGGCGACAAAGATACTCAACGAGTATATCCGTAAAGGTTTCGTATTGGATGATGACAGGTTGAAGCAAGGGACGGCTGTGTTTGGGAAAGACTACTTTCGCGAGTTGCTTGAAAGAGTACGCTCTATCCGGGCAAGTGAACGCCGCATTTGGCAACAAATTACGGATATTTACGCCGAATGCAGTACCGACTACGACCGCAATTCTCCCACAACAAAAGAATTTTACGCTATGGTGCAAAACCGCTTTCATTATGCCATTACCGGACAAACGGTTGCTGAAATCATCTACTCAAAAGCAGACCACACGAAAGAACACATGGGGCTTACGACATGGAAAAATTCTCCTAATGGGCGAATACTCAAATCGGATGTATCCATAGCGAAAAACTATCTGGACGAGAAACAAATCCGCCAACTGGAGCGTACGGTAACTTCCTATTTTGACTATATAGAGAATCAAATTGAGCGTAAAAACCTGTTCAACATGGAGCAATTTGCCGCAAGTGTAGACAAATTCCTGACATTCAATGATTATAAAATATTGCCCGACAAAGGACGCATATCCGCAGCACAGGCAAAAGCAAAAGCCGAAAGCGAATATGATATATTTAACCGTACACAACCCATTGATTCGGACTTCGACAAGGAGCTTAGAGGGTTATTAGGCAAGGAATAA
- a CDS encoding bifunctional metallophosphatase/5'-nucleotidase: protein MRRICFILWACLFSGVIAAQSTKELYLFHTNDMHSRIEPFSEEYQDTLLAGKAGMVRRATFVRQQRELHPDLLLFDCGDFSQGTPYYNIFKGEVEIRLMNEMHYDAGTIGNHEFDFGLDNLARLCKLAEFPIVCANYDVTGTVLEDLVKEYILLERDGVKIGVFGLGAQLEGLVAKESYGDVKFEDPVSEAQRIADLLKAQEKCDLVICLSHLGWKGEPYSDVELIENTRNIDVVLGGHSHSFFEEPVYYRNLDGEEIPLQQMGKHAAFVGKMVLRMTKD from the coding sequence ATGAGAAGAATCTGTTTCATTTTATGGGCATGCTTGTTTTCGGGAGTGATAGCAGCCCAATCAACCAAAGAGTTGTATTTGTTCCATACGAACGATATGCATAGCCGGATAGAGCCTTTTTCGGAAGAATATCAAGATACGTTGCTTGCCGGGAAAGCCGGAATGGTGCGCCGGGCTACGTTTGTCCGCCAGCAACGCGAATTGCATCCCGATTTGTTGTTGTTCGACTGCGGGGACTTTTCGCAGGGTACACCTTATTATAATATATTCAAGGGGGAAGTGGAAATCAGGCTGATGAACGAGATGCATTATGATGCCGGGACTATCGGGAACCATGAGTTCGATTTCGGCTTGGATAATCTGGCACGTTTGTGTAAGTTGGCGGAATTCCCTATTGTATGCGCCAACTATGATGTGACAGGTACCGTATTGGAAGATTTGGTAAAAGAATATATCCTGTTAGAGAGGGATGGTGTAAAAATAGGCGTGTTCGGACTGGGGGCACAATTGGAAGGCTTGGTGGCTAAGGAATCGTATGGAGATGTAAAGTTTGAAGACCCGGTATCTGAAGCGCAACGGATTGCCGATTTGTTGAAAGCGCAAGAGAAATGTGACCTGGTTATCTGCCTGTCTCATTTAGGCTGGAAAGGAGAACCTTATTCTGATGTGGAATTGATAGAGAATACGCGCAATATAGATGTCGTGTTGGGCGGTCATTCGCATTCTTTTTTTGAAGAGCCGGTGTATTATCGTAATTTGGACGGTGAGGAAATCCCGCTCCAGCAAATGGGCAAGCATGCCGCGTTTGTAGGGAAAATGGTTCTGCGCATGACGAAAGATTAA
- a CDS encoding rhamnogalacturonidase, giving the protein MNSLLKKGALFACLALGALQASAEDLFPDGTPIPDWFRQTEIVKWQDLGKAYRITDYGVVNDSTVIQTERIQAVIDKASQAGGGVVYIPQGTYLSGSLFFKPNTHLYIEKGGTLKGSDDISNFKVIDTRMEGQNLKYFAALVNAIGVDGFTISGEGRINGNGLRYWKSFWLRRQVNPKCTNLEELRPRLVYIADSKDVQLSGVRLENSPFWTTHLYRCENVKLLNLSIFAPYAPVKAPSSDAIDIDVCTNVLVKGCYMSVNDDAIALKGGKGPWADQDKENNGSNRNIIIEDCIYGFCHSALTCGSESIHDYNIVLRRCRLDNAKRLLWLKMRPDTPQNYEYITVEDITGTVSSFLYAKPWTQFFDLQGRKDVPYSYSSHVTMRNITMECDVVFDVVKSEDQYKLSDFTFENLSLTAKKKAEIQKDCVEGFTLKNVMVNGKKVE; this is encoded by the coding sequence ATGAATAGCTTATTGAAAAAAGGAGCGCTTTTTGCTTGTTTGGCATTAGGCGCGTTGCAGGCTTCGGCAGAAGACTTGTTCCCTGACGGCACTCCGATTCCTGATTGGTTCCGTCAGACGGAAATTGTGAAATGGCAGGATTTGGGAAAGGCTTACCGCATTACAGATTACGGAGTGGTAAACGATAGCACGGTGATTCAGACCGAACGGATACAGGCCGTTATTGATAAGGCTTCCCAGGCAGGAGGCGGAGTGGTGTACATTCCGCAAGGCACGTATTTGAGCGGGTCTTTGTTTTTCAAACCGAACACTCATTTATATATAGAGAAGGGCGGTACGTTAAAGGGAAGCGATGATATCAGTAATTTCAAGGTGATTGATACCCGTATGGAGGGGCAGAACCTGAAGTATTTCGCGGCGTTGGTGAATGCAATCGGCGTAGACGGGTTCACGATTTCGGGCGAAGGGCGGATTAACGGAAACGGCCTGCGCTATTGGAAATCTTTCTGGTTGCGCCGGCAAGTGAATCCGAAATGTACAAACTTGGAAGAGTTGCGCCCCCGTCTGGTTTACATAGCCGATTCGAAAGACGTACAGCTTTCGGGTGTCCGTTTGGAAAACTCTCCTTTCTGGACTACCCATCTGTACCGTTGCGAGAATGTCAAGCTTTTGAATCTTTCTATCTTTGCTCCGTATGCTCCGGTCAAGGCTCCTAGTTCGGATGCCATCGACATTGATGTCTGCACCAATGTATTGGTGAAAGGATGTTATATGTCGGTCAACGATGATGCCATTGCCTTGAAGGGCGGGAAAGGTCCTTGGGCTGACCAGGATAAGGAAAACAACGGTTCGAACCGCAACATCATCATAGAAGATTGCATCTATGGGTTTTGCCATAGCGCATTGACTTGCGGAAGCGAATCCATCCATGACTATAACATCGTGCTCCGCCGTTGCCGGCTGGATAATGCCAAACGTTTGCTTTGGCTGAAGATGCGTCCCGATACTCCGCAAAATTACGAATATATTACGGTGGAGGACATTACAGGTACGGTTTCCAGCTTCTTGTATGCCAAACCTTGGACCCAGTTCTTCGATTTGCAAGGACGTAAGGATGTTCCTTATTCTTATTCAAGCCACGTGACGATGCGCAACATTACGATGGAGTGTGATGTCGTGTTTGATGTGGTGAAGTCGGAAGACCAATATAAGTTGTCTGACTTTACTTTCGAGAATTTGAGCCTTACCGCCAAGAAGAAAGCTGAAATCCAAAAAGATTGTGTGGAAGGGTTTACATTGAAGAATGTAATGGTGAACGGGAAGAAGGTGGAATAA
- a CDS encoding glycoside hydrolase family 88/105 protein produces the protein MKKVMIAALALFLSSAGALKAQTLPDQKETLKTLIKVNDFYMKNNPDCRQPSYVNKMRPSNIWTRTIYYEGLLALYTIYPDEKYYQYAYEWGDFHNWNMVRQETWTRHADNYACTQVYIDMYNLCPDPEVLRHAKANLNMLLNTPQVNEWTWIDAIQMGMPGFAKMGKLTGEQKYFDKMWQMYEYTRNQLGGNGMFNLKDGLWWRDADFDPPYKEPNGEDCYWSRGNGWVYAALLRVLDEIPANETHRQDYINDFLTMSKALKACQREDGFWNVSLHDPSNFGGKELTGTSLFVYGMAWGIRNGLLDRNEYLPVVLKAWNAMVKDAVHPNGYLGYVQGTGKEPKDGQPVTYDSKPDFDDFGTGCFLLAGSEIYKLQ, from the coding sequence ATGAAAAAAGTAATGATTGCCGCATTGGCTCTCTTCCTAAGCAGTGCCGGAGCATTGAAAGCACAAACTTTGCCCGACCAGAAAGAGACGCTGAAGACCTTGATTAAGGTCAATGATTTCTACATGAAAAACAACCCGGACTGCCGCCAGCCCAGCTACGTAAACAAGATGCGTCCCAGCAACATCTGGACCCGCACCATTTATTACGAAGGCTTGCTGGCTCTGTACACCATCTATCCGGACGAGAAATATTATCAATATGCTTATGAATGGGGAGACTTCCATAACTGGAACATGGTACGCCAAGAAACGTGGACGCGCCATGCCGACAACTACGCATGTACCCAGGTATATATAGATATGTATAACCTCTGCCCCGACCCGGAAGTACTGCGCCATGCGAAAGCGAACCTGAACATGTTGCTCAACACGCCTCAGGTAAATGAATGGACATGGATAGACGCGATTCAAATGGGTATGCCCGGATTCGCCAAAATGGGCAAACTGACCGGAGAACAAAAGTATTTCGACAAGATGTGGCAGATGTACGAATACACCCGAAACCAATTGGGCGGAAACGGCATGTTCAATCTGAAAGACGGATTATGGTGGAGAGACGCCGATTTCGACCCTCCCTACAAAGAGCCGAACGGTGAAGATTGTTATTGGAGCCGCGGAAACGGATGGGTATATGCCGCCCTGTTGCGTGTATTGGACGAGATTCCGGCAAACGAGACACACCGCCAGGATTACATCAATGACTTCCTGACCATGAGCAAGGCATTAAAAGCATGCCAACGCGAAGACGGCTTTTGGAACGTCAGCTTGCATGACCCCAGCAACTTTGGAGGAAAAGAGCTGACCGGTACCTCTTTGTTCGTGTACGGAATGGCATGGGGCATACGCAACGGATTGCTTGACCGCAACGAATATCTCCCCGTAGTATTGAAAGCATGGAACGCTATGGTAAAAGATGCCGTACATCCGAACGGATACCTGGGCTATGTACAAGGAACCGGCAAAGAACCGAAAGACGGGCAGCCCGTTACCTACGATAGCAAACCCGATTTCGATGACTTCGGTACCGGATGTTTCTTGCTGGCAGGATCAGAAATTTATAAACTACAATAA
- a CDS encoding HU family DNA-binding protein: protein MIKYSLVMRGKPGNPELPKRAFASAQSIKKMSLEEVAKYIKQHGCAYSVGDFLAIANMLAQATADLLKSGYRVELDELGEFYVTLDCEGAESMEAFHPNEHIKELRVHWTPSDAFKNLRQGATFEETLDRRTERKLLQAERKGESTLELGK, encoded by the coding sequence ATGATAAAATACAGCTTAGTGATGCGTGGCAAACCGGGTAATCCGGAACTTCCGAAGCGGGCTTTCGCTTCGGCGCAAAGTATAAAGAAAATGTCGCTGGAAGAGGTGGCTAAGTACATAAAACAACATGGTTGCGCATATAGCGTGGGCGATTTCCTGGCCATAGCCAATATGCTGGCACAAGCTACGGCAGACTTGTTGAAAAGTGGCTATCGCGTAGAATTGGACGAACTTGGCGAATTTTACGTCACACTGGATTGCGAAGGCGCAGAAAGCATGGAGGCTTTCCACCCGAACGAGCACATCAAAGAGTTGCGGGTTCACTGGACACCCAGCGATGCCTTTAAAAACCTCCGCCAGGGAGCAACATTCGAGGAAACCTTAGACCGCCGCACGGAACGCAAATTATTGCAGGCGGAACGCAAAGGGGAATCTACATTGGAACTGGGAAAATGA
- the rplS gene encoding 50S ribosomal protein L19: MDLIKIAEEAFATGKQHPSFKAGDTVTVAYRIVEGNKERVQMYRGVVIKICGHGEKKRFTVRKMSGTVGVERIFPLESPAIDSITVNKVGKVRRAKLYYLRKLTGKKARIQEKRAN, translated from the coding sequence ATGGATTTAATTAAAATTGCAGAAGAAGCATTTGCTACTGGCAAACAGCATCCTTCATTCAAAGCAGGTGACACGGTTACAGTAGCATACCGTATCGTTGAAGGTAACAAGGAACGTGTTCAGATGTACCGCGGTGTCGTTATCAAAATCTGCGGACACGGCGAAAAGAAACGTTTCACTGTACGCAAAATGTCGGGAACTGTAGGTGTAGAACGTATCTTCCCCTTGGAATCTCCGGCTATCGACAGCATTACCGTTAACAAAGTCGGTAAAGTACGCCGTGCTAAATTGTACTATCTGCGTAAACTTACCGGTAAGAAAGCTAGAATCCAGGAAAAGCGTGCTAACTAA
- a CDS encoding hybrid sensor histidine kinase/response regulator transcription factor: MSELSEKVRIGVCLVLLWIGLMPAYATVEVRSERLTTADGLANNSIRYMYQDSKGFIWMATLNGLNRYDGNSFITFRPQKTSGISLADHRVKMIHEDRHGFLWITTSADLISCYDLKHDCFVDFTGCGEYRDHYREAMVLDDAVWLWGAVEGCRRIEYQEGKFVSQAFTEGNGSLMSDDVCFVRQVGDKIWIGTRKGAYYWKEGKLVAVDRTHSFWKALSHGRTVLLVSSEGELFRMEKDTLASVGRLPRHTQDWAMTGLFRIGKRQYVLTSEGTLEIDMETCRVRKASEYYDIPGGSSRKDNRGNYWIYNRSGRLYYIEAETGRKKEFEVMPPDKLGFIDKERYYIVHDSRDIIWISTYGNGLFAYDVKTENFQHFSADASSSGVLASNYLQCLMEDRSGSVWVSSEFAGLSKLDVLNEGAVRICPEKEEMYDRSNMIRMMSPASDGDIWIGTRSGGLYLYDSDLKVQKERHYSDINTYAMHEDRAHRKWIATRGKGLTVDGVSYQNDKSDPRSLSRDNVFCLLEDRKGRMWIGTFGGGLNLAVRKEDGKYEFRHFINQTNAQKETRALCEDRNGWIWAGTSEGVFVFHPDSLIRNPKAYKHYSFDNGRLESNDIRAIIQDRQGRMWIAQSGYGLCMAIVGKGYGQVEFTHYTLKDGLVSMMVQALVEDGEGMIWVSTEYGLSCFDPDLMTFKNYLFSNSILGNVYSENSALCLADGRLAFGSGQGIVVVDPRQASAEEQAPHISFTDLRLGGLSVRPGDPDSPLESSLAYADEIRLSYHQNSFTVAYSTFEYAESDLLKYMYRLEGYEKSWSVPESLPFASYKNLPPGTYSLRVKACNAAGVWGDESVLKIIIVPPFWQTSWAFLVYFLLGLLALYIAYRIVGKMNSLRNKIKVEEQLTEYKLMFFTNISHEFRTPLTLILGALERMHRVKKVPAELSRSIRLMDKSTQRMLRLINQLLEFRKMQNNKLSLALEEADVIAFLNDICSNFTEAAQSKRMDFAFVPSCPSYRMFIDKSYLDKIAYNLLSNAFKYTPSGGRIQCIVTIDEPLHKLILKVTDTGVGVPVDKRDELFKRFMQSSFSGSSMGVGLHLTHELVQVHKGTIMYEENPGGGSIFTVTLPTDVSVYEEKDFLVPNTLLEEEAEVAERQHSLDRIEDEAGEEEEASPLNKRKVLVVEDDNDVREFLKEELSPYFEVRAEADGNAGLECVKTFDADLIISDVLMPGCSGFELTKKLKNDFNTSHIPIILLTALNTQDKHLEGVEAGADAYITKPFSSSLLRARVFKLIEQRDKLREKFSKDPQSVRPSLCSTDKDKDFADKLAKTLESHLSDPDFTIDDFVLKMKMGRTIFYRKVRGVTGYSPNEYIRVMRMKKAAELLAEGEYTVSEVAYKVGMNDPFYFSKCFKAQFGVAPSAYSKGEEGKEGGMEA; this comes from the coding sequence ATGAGTGAGTTGTCGGAAAAGGTAAGAATAGGGGTATGCCTTGTCCTTTTGTGGATAGGGCTGATGCCGGCTTATGCTACGGTTGAAGTACGTTCGGAACGTTTGACTACGGCAGACGGGTTGGCTAATAATTCTATCCGGTACATGTATCAGGACAGCAAGGGCTTTATCTGGATGGCTACCCTGAACGGACTGAACCGGTATGACGGGAATTCGTTCATCACGTTCCGTCCCCAAAAGACATCCGGCATATCGCTTGCCGACCATCGGGTAAAGATGATTCATGAGGACAGGCACGGCTTTTTATGGATAACCACCTCGGCCGACCTGATAAGTTGCTATGACCTGAAACACGACTGCTTCGTGGATTTTACGGGATGCGGCGAATACCGGGACCATTATCGGGAAGCGATGGTGCTGGATGATGCCGTATGGCTTTGGGGGGCTGTCGAAGGGTGCAGGCGCATTGAATATCAGGAGGGGAAGTTCGTTTCGCAAGCGTTTACCGAGGGTAACGGCTCCTTGATGAGCGATGACGTGTGTTTTGTGCGGCAGGTAGGGGACAAGATTTGGATAGGCACCCGCAAGGGGGCGTATTATTGGAAAGAAGGCAAGCTGGTTGCGGTAGACCGGACACACTCTTTCTGGAAAGCCCTGTCGCATGGACGGACGGTCTTGCTGGTCTCGTCCGAAGGGGAGCTGTTCCGCATGGAGAAAGATACGCTGGCAAGTGTGGGGCGCCTGCCCAGGCATACGCAAGACTGGGCGATGACCGGCCTGTTCCGCATCGGAAAGAGGCAGTACGTGCTGACCTCCGAGGGGACATTGGAAATCGACATGGAAACTTGCCGGGTGCGGAAGGCTTCGGAGTATTACGACATACCGGGAGGCTCTTCGCGGAAAGACAACCGGGGAAATTATTGGATTTATAACCGTTCGGGCAGGCTGTATTATATCGAGGCGGAGACGGGCAGGAAGAAGGAATTTGAAGTGATGCCTCCCGACAAGCTGGGCTTTATCGACAAGGAACGGTATTACATCGTGCACGATAGCCGGGACATCATTTGGATATCGACTTATGGGAACGGGCTTTTCGCTTACGATGTGAAGACGGAAAACTTTCAGCATTTTAGCGCGGACGCTTCTTCATCGGGAGTATTGGCATCCAATTATTTGCAATGTCTGATGGAGGACCGTTCCGGGAGTGTATGGGTAAGCTCGGAGTTTGCCGGCTTATCGAAACTGGATGTCCTGAACGAGGGAGCCGTCCGCATCTGTCCCGAAAAAGAAGAGATGTATGACCGTTCGAACATGATTCGGATGATGTCGCCTGCATCTGACGGGGACATTTGGATTGGAACACGGAGCGGAGGCCTGTATCTTTATGATTCGGATTTGAAGGTGCAAAAGGAAAGGCATTATTCAGACATCAATACGTATGCGATGCATGAAGACCGTGCACACCGGAAATGGATTGCTACGCGCGGAAAGGGATTGACCGTGGATGGGGTTTCGTATCAGAACGATAAGTCGGACCCTCGTTCCTTATCGAGGGATAATGTCTTTTGCCTCCTGGAAGACCGCAAGGGAAGGATGTGGATTGGTACATTCGGCGGGGGATTGAACCTGGCGGTGCGGAAGGAGGACGGAAAGTATGAGTTCCGGCACTTTATTAACCAGACCAATGCGCAGAAAGAGACGAGGGCGTTGTGCGAAGACCGGAACGGATGGATATGGGCGGGCACCAGTGAGGGCGTTTTTGTCTTCCATCCCGATTCTTTGATTCGGAATCCGAAGGCTTATAAGCATTATTCGTTTGATAACGGCAGGCTGGAGAGCAATGATATCCGGGCGATTATCCAGGACAGGCAAGGGCGTATGTGGATAGCGCAATCCGGGTATGGGCTTTGCATGGCTATCGTAGGAAAGGGCTACGGGCAGGTTGAGTTTACGCATTATACGCTGAAAGACGGGCTGGTGAGCATGATGGTGCAGGCATTGGTCGAAGACGGCGAGGGGATGATTTGGGTATCTACCGAGTATGGGCTTTCGTGTTTCGACCCGGATTTGATGACGTTTAAGAATTACTTGTTTTCCAATTCTATTTTAGGGAATGTATATAGCGAGAACAGTGCGCTTTGCCTGGCGGACGGGCGCTTGGCTTTCGGTTCGGGGCAGGGAATCGTTGTGGTTGATCCCCGGCAAGCTTCGGCAGAAGAGCAAGCTCCGCACATCAGCTTTACCGACTTGCGGCTGGGAGGCTTGTCGGTGCGTCCGGGAGATCCGGACTCCCCGCTTGAGTCTTCTCTGGCATACGCCGATGAAATCCGGCTGAGCTATCATCAGAATTCTTTTACCGTGGCTTATTCTACGTTCGAGTATGCCGAATCCGATTTGTTGAAATATATGTACCGGCTGGAGGGCTACGAGAAGTCCTGGAGCGTTCCGGAGTCCTTGCCTTTCGCTTCGTATAAGAATCTGCCTCCGGGCACGTATTCTTTACGTGTGAAGGCATGCAATGCGGCGGGGGTCTGGGGGGATGAGAGTGTGCTGAAGATAATCATCGTGCCTCCCTTCTGGCAAACTTCATGGGCGTTTCTTGTGTATTTCCTCTTGGGCTTGCTTGCGCTGTATATCGCTTACCGGATTGTGGGCAAGATGAACAGCTTGCGGAACAAGATAAAGGTGGAAGAGCAGCTCACCGAGTACAAGCTGATGTTCTTTACGAATATCTCTCATGAGTTCCGTACGCCGTTGACGTTGATATTGGGGGCTTTGGAGCGCATGCACCGGGTGAAAAAGGTTCCGGCGGAATTGAGCCGTTCCATCCGTCTGATGGATAAGAGCACCCAGCGGATGTTGCGCCTGATTAACCAGTTGCTTGAGTTCCGGAAAATGCAGAACAACAAGCTTTCGCTGGCTCTTGAAGAGGCTGATGTCATCGCTTTCTTGAACGATATCTGTTCGAACTTTACCGAAGCGGCCCAGTCGAAGCGTATGGATTTCGCGTTTGTCCCGTCTTGTCCGTCTTACCGGATGTTCATAGACAAGAGCTATTTGGATAAAATCGCATACAATTTATTATCGAATGCGTTTAAGTACACACCTTCGGGAGGGAGGATTCAATGTATTGTGACGATAGACGAGCCTTTGCATAAGTTGATACTGAAAGTGACCGATACGGGGGTAGGAGTGCCTGTGGACAAGCGGGATGAATTGTTTAAGCGTTTCATGCAAAGCAGTTTTTCGGGAAGCAGCATGGGAGTGGGATTGCATCTGACTCACGAGCTGGTGCAGGTGCACAAGGGAACCATTATGTATGAAGAGAATCCGGGAGGAGGTTCCATCTTTACGGTGACTCTTCCTACGGATGTTTCGGTATACGAGGAAAAAGATTTTCTGGTGCCCAACACCTTATTAGAGGAAGAGGCGGAAGTGGCTGAAAGGCAGCATAGCCTGGACAGGATAGAGGATGAAGCAGGCGAAGAAGAGGAGGCTTCTCCGTTGAACAAACGGAAAGTCTTGGTCGTGGAAGACGACAATGACGTGCGTGAGTTCTTGAAGGAAGAATTGAGCCCTTACTTTGAAGTACGTGCAGAAGCCGATGGAAATGCAGGCTTGGAATGCGTCAAGACATTTGATGCGGATTTGATAATCAGTGATGTCCTGATGCCGGGATGTTCGGGATTCGAATTGACCAAGAAGTTGAAGAATGATTTTAATACCAGCCATATCCCGATTATCTTGCTTACCGCGTTAAACACGCAGGACAAGCATTTGGAAGGCGTTGAGGCGGGTGCCGATGCGTACATAACCAAACCGTTCAGCAGCAGCCTGTTGCGCGCACGTGTGTTTAAACTGATTGAGCAACGCGATAAGTTGCGCGAGAAGTTCTCGAAAGACCCTCAATCGGTGCGTCCTTCGCTTTGCTCCACCGATAAGGATAAGGACTTCGCCGATAAGTTGGCTAAAACATTGGAGTCGCATTTGTCCGACCCCGACTTTACGATAGACGATTTTGTATTGAAGATGAAGATGGGGCGTACAATCTTTTACCGCAAGGTGCGGGGAGTCACCGGTTATTCGCCGAATGAATATATCCGTGTCATGCGCATGAAGAAAGCTGCCGAATTGTTGGCAGAAGGGGAATATACGGTTTCAGAAGTGGCGTATAAGGTCGGCATGAACGATCCGTTTTATTTCAGTAAATGCTTCAAGGCACAATTTGGTGTGGCTCCTTCGGCATATTCGAAGGGGGAAGAAGGCAAAGAAGGAGGAATGGAAGCATGA